The genomic region TGAAGGAGCTCAAGGAGAAGTATGCGGACAACCCGCAGAAGATGAATCAGGAGACCATGAAGCTGTATCGTGAGTACGGTGTGAACCCGATGGGGGGCTGTCTTCCGATGCTTCTTCAGATTCCGATCTTCTTCGGTGTCTTCAAGATGCTGGGTTCTGCGGTCGAGATGCGGGGTGCTAGTTTCCTTTGGGTAGATGACCTTTCCTTGCCTGATACCGTCTACGAAATTTGGGGACTGCCTATCAACATGCTTCCGATCGTGATGGCTGTGACCATGATCTTCCAGATGCGTCTGACACCACAGACCGGAGACAAGCTGCAGCGCCGTATCTTCATGCTGATGCCGCTGATGTTCTTCTTTTTCTGTTACAACTACGCGTCAGCCTTGGCTCTCTACTGGTCTACTCAGAATATTATTTCTATCGGTCAGACTCTCTTGATGCAGCGTCTTCCTGAGCCAGAGCTTAGCAAGAAGAAGCCTGGCCAGAAAGGTGGCGGAGACGATGACGGTAAGCCACGCAAGAAGGGTTTCTTTGAGCGCCTTGCCGAGAAGATGGAGGAAGTGCAGGCCCAGCAGGAAGCTGCCAGAGGAGCGGCTAAACCGACAGCGCAGGCGCCTGCTGACAAGAAGCCTAAGAAGCGTAGTCCACGCACAGGTGGTTAATTCAGCCTCTACACAAGTTTGAAATAAGAAGCCCGGTCGTTATGATCGGGCTTTTTTTGTGGGTAGAAAATTACCGGCTTTTTCCAGTGGCGAGCCCTCCAAAGCTGGTGGATAGTCGCGATGTATGAGTGAAAAGGACAAGGATAAGCCAGATGAGTCCAAGGAAATCCAGAAGACCTTGGAGGATTTGTTCAAGCGTCTGGGTGGGATTACGATTCCTGTAGGCGGAGCGAGTGCCTTCAGCGAACAGCGTGCTGCTGAGGGGAAGGGGGATGCAGAGCCTAGCAAAATGCAGAACTCAGAAGAGATCTTTTCCTTCAACTATAGGCCTCGAGAGATCAAGGCTCACTTGGACCGTTTTGTAATTCGCCAGGATGAGGCCAAGAAGGCTTTGTCGATCGCAGTCTGTGATCACTACAATCACGCAAAATACATCAAGGCCTACGAGCGTGACCACGGGGATTTGCCTGCTGGTTTTGAATACCAGAAACAGAATGTTATTGTGGTGGGGCCTACGGGGGTTGGTAAGACCTATCTGGTGAAGCATATTGCGGAGCTCATTGGCGTGCCTTTTGTGAAGGCAGATGCCACCAAATTTTCAGAGACAGGTTATGTTGGAGGGGATGTCGATGACTTGGTGCGCGATCTCGTGCGCAAGGCTGATGGTGACGTGGAGCTGGCTGAGTATGGCATCATCTACATCGATGAGATTGATAAGCTGGCTAGCAAGGGTGGAAATACCATCGGTAGGGATGTTAGTGGGCGAGGGGTGCAGACGACCTTGCTCAAGCTGATGGAGGAGACGGAGGTCGCCTTGCGTAACCCGATGGATATGAAGGGCCAGATGATGGCAATGATGGACATGCAGAGCGGCAGAAAGCCGCAGAAGGAGACCATCAATACGAGAAACATTCTCTTTATTGTGAGTGGAGCTTTCAGTGGTTTGGAGAAATTGATTTCCAAGAGGGTGCAGAGCTCCCGCATTGGCTTCCAAGTGGATGCGAAAGAGGAAGTACTGGATAGGGAGCTGTTCCGGCATGTAAATACGCAGGACTTTATTGATTTTGGCTTTGAAGCTGAGTTTATCGGCCGTCTTCCAGTCAGGGTGGTTTGTGAGAAGTTGGAAAAGAAGGATTTCGTCAATATTATGAAGTACTCGGAGGGGAGTTTGCTCAGGCAGTATGAGCGCGAGTTTGAGGCCTACGGCATTAGTGCCAAATTTGAGGATAGTGCCATTGAGTACGTCGCCGAGCTGGCGGAAAAAGAGAATACTGGTGCGCGTGCCCTGATGACGGTGCTCGCAGCGCAGCTACGTGATTTCAAATTTGAGCTGCCGGGGACCTCGATCACTGAGCTGCCAGTGAATCGTGAGCTGATGGAGCATAAATCTGCTGTGCTGGAAAAGTATCGAGAGGAAGGCACACGTATTGATATGGCCAAAGTGAGGGATGAAGTAGAATTCTTCACGAAGGAATTTAGGGCGAAACACAAGGTGAAGATCTCATTCTCAGAAGAAGCAATAGCCTGTCTGGCGGATATTTCAGCTGAACAGGGGCGAAGTGTCCTTCAGATCTGCCACGATAAATTCAAGGATTACCAGTTCGGGCTGAAGTTGGTTCAGCGTAATACCGGGCTCGACACCTTCGAATTACCAAAAGAATCGACAATTGATTCGGACAAATACTTGAGTGATCTGGTAGTTCAGTCTTATGATGCGAGTAAGCCAGCTGATGATAACCTAAGCGGTTAGTGTGTCAGCGGCATCTACTCGATATTATGAGCACTCATGTCGTTAAACCGATTGGTCAAGTTGCGCTGCCAGGATTCCTCTGTGGGCTGGCTGGCGCTGGCTTGGCTATAGGGCTGGATGTAATGGGGGTGTTAGGTGTTGCCCAACAGCGCCTCACTGAGGTGTTTCAGGGGAAGCCGTTTTATCAGCAAGACTTTTCTACGTGGGCACCTCATTGGGATTGGGCTCTTGGCGGGGTTCTTGCCATCTTGGTTGCTCTCGCGGTGTTAGATTCACCAGGTGCTTGGAGACGATTTTTCGTGGGCTTTTTCGCCTTGGTGCTATTGATTGGTGTAGCTCCGTTACTTGTTCTTTGGGGCAAGTTCTGGTCGCCTGTAGTTCCAGCGGTAGCGGTCATTTGGTCATGGTTTTGTGCCGTGGTCTATAGCTCCCAGCACCGGATGCCGTGTGATATAGCTCTTCACCTTGGTGAAGAACACATTCACCTGAAAACCTCCGAGGAGATTATTGAGGAGGTGGTCGAAGAGGAGCATATCAGAGTAGAGACTGTGCCTTTTCCGCTGCCTGTGAAAAAACAAGAGCAGGAAGTCAGCTCCAAATCTTCCAGTGGAACAGATGAGTTGTCTGACGGCGTGAGTCGTTGGAAGCCAAATACCTCTGAAGAGGCTAGCCGTAAAGAAGGGTAGAGGTCTATGGCGCGAGCAGATTATCCTGAACCGATTACGGATCTCATTGCTGAACTCAAGCGTTTGCCCGGCGTGGGACCGCGCAGTGCTGAGCGCATTGCGATGTGGATGATTCAGCATAAAAGGAAAAATCCTCATGAGCTAGCAGAGGCCTTGTTAGCTGCTGAGAGGGATGTTCAGTCTTGCTCTGTTTGTGGATTCTTTGCGACTGAGGCGGGTTGTCGTGTCTGTGATGATGCAGGCCGTGATGAGCATTTGCTATGCGTGGTGGAGCAGCCTACTGATGTGCTGCCTCTGGAGCGTAGCGGAGCATTCAATGGCTATTACCATTGTCTGGGGGGTAAGCTGTCTCCACTGGACAATGTGACGCCAGAAGATCTACGTCTGTCTCAGCTCCTGAAAAGAGTGGAAGCTCTGGATGAGGTAGAGGTTATCTTGGCGCTGAGTTCTGATGTGGAAGGTGAAGCCACTGCAAATTACATCACCGACATGTTGTCATCCAAGGGGTGTTTGGTCACACGCATCGCCCAAGGCTTGCCTGCTGGTGGAGGCTTGGAGCATGCTGACGAGCTGACTTTACTCAGAGCTCTGCAAGGTAGGCGCTAAGCTGCATTTGATTTACCAAAAAAGCCCCAACTCAGAGATGAGTCGGGGCTTTTGTTTTTAGAGAGTCAGTTGGTCAGGCTGCTTACTTGGCAGATGTACCAGGAAGGAAGCGGTAGTAGACTTCCAGCATGAGGGTGCAGAGGCAGGTACGGTAGTGGAGGCTGTATTCGCCGGAGACGAAGGTTGGGGCCACTGCATTGAGTGTCTGGCCACCACCTGGAGACTTGCGCCAGGAGCCGTCAGCAGCCTGGTTCTTCAGGATCTCGTCACGGAACTTGTTATTGTAGTCTCTCCATTCGCTGCCACCACGGTTCATCATAGCCTGACCGTAGTAGTAGTGGGCGTAGAGGTCAGCGTCTGCTGTGTCGTAACCAAATTTGACGTCGCGGGCAAACTTGGCAGCTTTACGAACAGTAGAGCGAGCGGACTTGCCCCACTGTTGATGGCAAAGCATTGAGCCGCCAGTCATGGAAGCGTGCTTGCCGCCGCCTGGAGTGTAGTAGACACCGCCATTGCCTTTTTGGCATTTCTCAAGATAGTCGAGAGCGTTTCGAACTACGCTGGACATGTTGCGGAACTCCAGTCCTGTGTGGTTGCAGGCTTTAAGTGCCTGTAGGTGCCAGCATACGATAGAGGAGTCACCACCACGGCCACCTGTCATGTCGTAATTGTAGTCCCAGGCACCAGTTCTGCTGTGCTGGCTGTTGAGGATGTGGTTGCCAGCCATCTGGACAACCTCTTTAAGGTTCGGGATGTTGATGTTCTGCTTGCTACAGAATGTGTAAGCCTCAGCGAGAGCATAGGTGGCAATCGCGTGCTCATATGGCCAGTGTTTGTCTTTAAGGTCTTTAGCGAGAGAGCCGTTGTTCTTCATGCCGATGCCTACGAGGTAGACGATGGCGTCGTTGACGGTCTGTCCGAACTCGGCGGAGTTAGGGGTCTCACAGTGACCAAGATAGGCGAGGAGGGCCAGGCCTGTCATGCCGACTGGCTGTGAGTTGGTCCATGAGCCGTTCTTGTTTTGAGTCTTCTGGAGCCAACGAAGTGCATTGACTACAGCTTCCTCACATTCAGGAGTACCACCTTCTTTGGTGAGGCGCTCAAGACGGTCAGCCTTGGAGCAGCGTTTTTTCATGGAAGCTGGGATGTTGCCAAATCCGCCACCGCCAGTGCCGTCGCCATCGCCGTCGCCCCAGCCGCTACCAAAGTCGTCGCCACTACCGAAGTCGAGCTGTGGTTCGGTGATTTGTACGTCTGGTACAGGTACAGCAGTAGGAGATGCTGTGGAGGCTGCAATCACCTTTGCCATGGAGGAAGATGGTGCAGAAGGCTTACGCTCTACTTGGTTGGTAACTTCAGGCTTCTCAATTCTGTCTTCAACCTGGCTCCCAGCATTGAAGGTGATGATCTCTGGAGTCTCTTTAATCAGAGGGTTGATGAAAATGTAAAAGAGTATCACCAACAAAAGGACAAATACCAGCAAGGCGATGATGATCGCTGAGATGGTAGAATTCCTTTTTTGAGCAGCCAAGGCTGCTTGGGCTTCTGGGCTTAATTGTGCATGTAGGCTCATTTTTCGATCGCTATGTGAAGTGTGTGAGTAATCGGTGTAGCCCTGTAGTCTGGGTAACTACGGGGCGACACCTTAAGAACTCATCACAGCAATCAAAAATTAGGCTGAAAAGCAGAAAAAATCAAAAATGTATAATAAATAAGTGTAATAATCGTCCTTTGATCACCATGGACTTGGATGTGATCAGATAATGACCATGGCTAGCGTTTGCCATTCTGTAGGGCATTATCAAACCAGTTACCGCCAAACTGCTGGTTTTGCTGTCTTGGGCGTCTGTCTCTGGACTGAGGTCTGCCACCGCCTGAATCACGGCGTCCACCTCCACCGCCGCCTCCTCTGGAGGAGGTTTCAGGGTTTGACTTCATGGAGAGGGCGATACGGTTTCGGCTCAGGTCTACCTCTGTCACGGTGACATTGACTTTCTGACCTACTTTGACGACCTCGTTAGGGTCATCTACGAATTTATCGGCGAGCTGGGAAATGTGTACCAGACCGTCTTGGTGGACTCCCACATCGACGAAGGCGCCGAAGTTGGTCACGTTGGTTACGATGCCAGGAAGCTTCATGCCGATTTCCAGATCGGATGGCTTTTCGATGCCCTCAGCAAAGGTGAAGACCTCAAACTTGGCACGCGGGTCACGGCCCGGCTTAGCTAATTCGTCGAGAATATCCTTGAGGGTGGGGAGGCCCACCTCAGGGGTCACGTAATCATTCAGCTTGATCTTCTTGCGGAGGTCGCTGGACTTGATGAGATCTTCCAGGGAGCAGCCCAAGTCGGCAGCCATTTTTTCAACCAGTGCATAACGCTCTGGGTGGACTGCTGACTGATCCAGTGGATTTTCAGCGCCTTGGATTCTCAGGAAGCCTGCTGCTTGTTCGAAGGTTTTGTCTCCGAAACGAGGAACTTGCTTCAATTCCTCGCGAGACTTGAATGGGCCATGTAGCTTGCGGTACTCGAGGATGTTTGTGGCAATCGTCGAGTTGAGGCCAGAAACATAGCTGAGAAGCTGGCGGCTGGCTGTGTTCACCTCGACACCGACGCCGTTCACGCAGGAGATCACGGTGTCATCCAGTGAGTTCTTGAGCATATTCTGGTCCACGTCGTGCTGGTACTGGCCTACACCGATGGACTTTGGATCGATTTTGACGAGTTCGGAGAGGGGATCCATGAGGCGGCGTCCAATCGAGACGGCGCCACGCACGGTCACATCTTTGTCTGGGAATTCTTCACGCGCAACTTCACTGGCAGAGTAGATGGAAGCTCCTGATTCATTGACGACAACGATGGGGATGCTGCCAGGTAAGCCTGCTGCTCTGACCGCGGCCTCAGCTTCTCTGGAGGCAGTACCGTTACCAATGGCAATGACCTCAGTCTTGTAGTGCTCGACCATTTTCTTGAG from Rubritalea squalenifaciens DSM 18772 harbors:
- a CDS encoding Tex family protein, producing MSDTPNPLDFVGRIAAELKLRDAQVASTAKLLAEGATVPFIARYRKEATGSMDEVAITTIRDRMQQLGELERRRQAIVKSLEERKLLTPELKKKVAEADTMTRLEDVFAPFRPKRRTRATMAKDKGLEPLADFIWDNRDNGSTDLETEAAKFIVESDDKEVAVPSSEEALAGARDIIAERIADDAECRAELRTLIEDTGIITSKVLMSKQEDPAAQKFKDYFDWSESLRDVPSHRLLAMRRGEKEGFLFMRISADQDSAIEILRSRFGGTRGVAADQLELALTDAYKRLLSLSLETEFRMSTKKDADAEAVRVFADNLRELLLASPLGQKRTIAIDPGFRTGCKTVVLDAQGTLQFDAVLHLTTSASQARESGMILKKMVEHYKTEVIAIGNGTASREAEAAVRAAGLPGSIPIVVVNESGASIYSASEVAREEFPDKDVTVRGAVSIGRRLMDPLSELVKIDPKSIGVGQYQHDVDQNMLKNSLDDTVISCVNGVGVEVNTASRQLLSYVSGLNSTIATNILEYRKLHGPFKSREELKQVPRFGDKTFEQAAGFLRIQGAENPLDQSAVHPERYALVEKMAADLGCSLEDLIKSSDLRKKIKLNDYVTPEVGLPTLKDILDELAKPGRDPRAKFEVFTFAEGIEKPSDLEIGMKLPGIVTNVTNFGAFVDVGVHQDGLVHISQLADKFVDDPNEVVKVGQKVNVTVTEVDLSRNRIALSMKSNPETSSRGGGGGGGRRDSGGGRPQSRDRRPRQQNQQFGGNWFDNALQNGKR
- a CDS encoding AAA family ATPase, with the protein product MSEKDKDKPDESKEIQKTLEDLFKRLGGITIPVGGASAFSEQRAAEGKGDAEPSKMQNSEEIFSFNYRPREIKAHLDRFVIRQDEAKKALSIAVCDHYNHAKYIKAYERDHGDLPAGFEYQKQNVIVVGPTGVGKTYLVKHIAELIGVPFVKADATKFSETGYVGGDVDDLVRDLVRKADGDVELAEYGIIYIDEIDKLASKGGNTIGRDVSGRGVQTTLLKLMEETEVALRNPMDMKGQMMAMMDMQSGRKPQKETINTRNILFIVSGAFSGLEKLISKRVQSSRIGFQVDAKEEVLDRELFRHVNTQDFIDFGFEAEFIGRLPVRVVCEKLEKKDFVNIMKYSEGSLLRQYEREFEAYGISAKFEDSAIEYVAELAEKENTGARALMTVLAAQLRDFKFELPGTSITELPVNRELMEHKSAVLEKYREEGTRIDMAKVRDEVEFFTKEFRAKHKVKISFSEEAIACLADISAEQGRSVLQICHDKFKDYQFGLKLVQRNTGLDTFELPKESTIDSDKYLSDLVVQSYDASKPADDNLSG
- the recR gene encoding recombination mediator RecR; the protein is MARADYPEPITDLIAELKRLPGVGPRSAERIAMWMIQHKRKNPHELAEALLAAERDVQSCSVCGFFATEAGCRVCDDAGRDEHLLCVVEQPTDVLPLERSGAFNGYYHCLGGKLSPLDNVTPEDLRLSQLLKRVEALDEVEVILALSSDVEGEATANYITDMLSSKGCLVTRIAQGLPAGGGLEHADELTLLRALQGRR
- a CDS encoding prenyltransferase/squalene oxidase repeat-containing protein, which encodes MSLHAQLSPEAQAALAAQKRNSTISAIIIALLVFVLLLVILFYIFINPLIKETPEIITFNAGSQVEDRIEKPEVTNQVERKPSAPSSSMAKVIAASTASPTAVPVPDVQITEPQLDFGSGDDFGSGWGDGDGDGTGGGGFGNIPASMKKRCSKADRLERLTKEGGTPECEEAVVNALRWLQKTQNKNGSWTNSQPVGMTGLALLAYLGHCETPNSAEFGQTVNDAIVYLVGIGMKNNGSLAKDLKDKHWPYEHAIATYALAEAYTFCSKQNINIPNLKEVVQMAGNHILNSQHSRTGAWDYNYDMTGGRGGDSSIVCWHLQALKACNHTGLEFRNMSSVVRNALDYLEKCQKGNGGVYYTPGGGKHASMTGGSMLCHQQWGKSARSTVRKAAKFARDVKFGYDTADADLYAHYYYGQAMMNRGGSEWRDYNNKFRDEILKNQAADGSWRKSPGGGQTLNAVAPTFVSGEYSLHYRTCLCTLMLEVYYRFLPGTSAK